From Camelina sativa cultivar DH55 chromosome 5, Cs, whole genome shotgun sequence:
AAACTGTGTGGATTCTTCTGTGATTATGGTTTGAGCTTCCATTGCTTTCCTCAACCTGTCTTCTTTGTTGGCAGCAACAACTTCTTTGAGATCGTCCACATTGTAAACCCGTGCGGTTTCTACTTCACCAACACAAGACCCAACATTTCTCGGAACAGAGATGTCAACAAAAAGCCTCAGTCCTCCAACTTCAGGACAAGCTTGAGGAAGATTCTCTACGTGCTCCTTTAAGAACAATGGCGTCTCAGAGGCTGTGCTGGTAAACACAACATCCGCTTCTGCAGCACAAGCTAGCATCTCATCAAGAGGTCGATATATAATCTCAATACCAGGCATCTCCTCACGTATAGCTGAAACTCTCTCTTCACTTCTGTTGACCACCACCACTTTAGCACAACCCTTGGCCATCAAATGCTTTATTACAAGCTTCCCCATTTTTCCTGCCCCAATCACACACATCCTAGCGGATGCTTGTGAAGATTGCGGAAGCTTCATCAGAGCAAGTTCCACAGCAGCTGAGCTAACCGAAACCCCACCAGAAGCAATGTTTGTCTCTGTCCTGACACGCTTCCCTACAGTTATCGCATGCTTAAACAGCCCACTGATATTCCACCCAAAGCCATTCACTCCTTGACCAACTTTAACAACTTGCTTCACCTGTGCAAGGATCTGACCTTCTCCTAGTACAAGAGAGTCAAGACCAGCAGAGACTTCAAATATATGCTGTGTAGCATCCTTGTTGTACAACAGAAAACGGTGTTGACAAATCTCCGAAACAGGGATCCCACTCGTCTGACAAAAGAATTAGAATCTGTTAACACAGCCATGACAAGCACTATAGTATATGAACAGATCAATCTAAAGTAGACAACGCTAAATTCCAATTCCAATTCAGTACTACTACACTAACATGTTCCAAAGCATTAGTTACACTCCAAAGTCCAAAGTACCATAAAGAAGAACACTATAGGGTAAAAGAAGTCACACCTTTGACATCCATTCAGTAACTTCTTTCACTCCACGATGCTGAGACAAAGCCAAAACATAAATCTCCATACGGTTACAGGTACTAAGCACAGCAGCTTCTTCGATATGATTCAAACCGCACAGTTCAGCAATAGCTCTTGGCCATTCAGCTTCTGGTATAGCAAGCTTCTCACGCATCTCCACAGGAGCTGTGTGAATACTTAGTCCAATCACAACAATACTGCTTCTTTCCTTTGTATACCCTAACAACCACAAAATTGCATTCACATCACTTAAAATAGGTTGctttcagataaaaaaaaaaaaaattgaaactgaaccaaaaaagattcaaactttaagTGGCTAAGAAAGAGAAACTCATACTATCAGCTGCAGAGTTCTTGAGCTGTTCAAGGGCAGAGATGATAGCTGCATTAGACGCAGCAGAATCAAGCTCACAACGAGCTCTCTGAATCAAACCTCTCCTGGTTCTATTGTTCCTCGGAAGAGAACGAACCCCATTAAGTCCCAATGTCGTCTGTGAAACAgatgacgaagacgaagaagacaaagaagaagatagagtgTGGTGATTCAATAAAGTCTCAAGCTTTGGACAACCAACGAAAGCACTTGAGACCGCCATTGAAACCCAaatctcaatctctcaaaacccaaaagagagagatcaagGAATCGAGAggcagagacagagagagagatagagagagagagagagagagatggggttGTGTGATGTGGAAGAAGGAGATCGTTGTGATTGTGAATATGATTTGAGGCTGAATCAAATCGAGTCAAAACCGGTTTAGTAAACCGGAAATTATggattttgattggttggtaATCTAGAGATATGTGTAATGAGAAAGATTgagattttgatgaaatttgaTTGGCGGGTGGTGAACACGTTTTATCCACACTTGTTTTTGCTTATTTGGTGGCATTTCTTCTTACACGgcaacatataattattttataatttgtttcctaGTAGACTTGTGACATCTATGAGATCTAttgtgaaattattattatttataaaaaaaaaaaattgggataaTTTGTGTGCATACGAATTATCCGGATATCTGAAAGGAATCTATGTAGATTTAGGAGAACTGTATGAGAGAAAATATGAAAagttcttgaaaataattaaatattgtttcatgaaaaaataataagaatcatAACTTTTTGGTTTAGCATTTTGATGGTTTGTATTTGAACAATTTTATTGCATAAGCCTATGGATATATTGATTATAATATGAGAAGTATATCAAAATAAGTGAGCTTAAagttataagtaaaattaacccattttttaaacatatctaattagattttttttttgtttcaaaattaaatcgGATGTTTTTTTATGCTTCATTTGTTTTAAAGATAACCATGATCGTTTTAATAGTTTAATGTTGTACATTTTGATCATTATAAATGCATCAGCCTATGGATATAATGAATTCGAGaagtatattaaattatatatgaccTTAAAATTATCTCTACAATTAACTTATGGTTGAGTAGTTGCTTAACATGTAATTATCTAATGTTAACTAGACTGGAATTCAACTTTTCTGAATTTAACAAGAGCGTTGAAATTCAGGTCGGTTTGTGAAGTTGTTGATAGAAAAACGAAGAGTGGACCACCAACTAAAGAAGAttgggaagaaagaaaaatacttaggttcacccctaggggtgaacctctccattcaccccctcttctctcagccaatcagaatcttccatctaatattttatttcaaaaataaattaaaattaaattaaaaagcaaaccaaattaaggaaacaaattctgtatacttttaattaaggaaagttaaatattggcttggtttagatttttaaacttagaataaaattatgtcggtttgggtttacaaatgaagtggttagggtttagattttacaattaaaacgaaattatatgtcggtttgggtttacaaatgaggtggttagggtttagattttacaattagaacgaaattatatgtcggtttgggttcacaaatgagatagttagggtttagattttacaagtagaacaaaataatatgtcggtttgggttcacaaatgagatgttagggtttagatttcacaattagaacgaaattatatgtcggtttgggttcacaaataagatggttagggtttagattttataagtagaacgaaattatatacggtttgggttcacaaatgagatggttagggtttagattttatatatgtcggtttgggtttattaaagtgcggtttaagttttttaattttataataatgtataaagattttattgccttattttattagggggtgaatggagaggttcacccctaggggtgaacccaagtattgttcggGAAGAAATAGAAAGGTAAGTAAGGTTTTTGATCATCTTCTACAACTCAACCTTAGTGGTTTCAGCATCATCTATCGTCTGCTCTTATAAGTGTTACAATGAGATTGTAACCATACAAAAGAATCTATTAGCATTGAGCACTAATTTTGATGAGAAGCTCAGGTCAAAGGCAAAGGCTATGAGAGATAAGTTTGATAATTAGTGGGGTGGattgcagaaaataaataagatgaTGATCGTAGCTAGTGTGTTTGATCCGAGGAACAAAATAAAGTTTGCTGGTCTATGCTTTGATATGCTATATGGTAAAAATAGTTCAGAATCAAAGGAGCTTAGCAAGTCAgtcaatgatatatatatatatatatatatatatatatatatatatatatatataattggttaTCAAACTGACTTGTGTTGATTAGTGACCTCACACGAGTATTTACACAAGACAAGAGATAAGAACACAGGCCTAAACAATAGGTTCCTAAGCCTTATCACATTGAGATTTAAACTATAAATCCTACTCCTAATAGATTTACACTTATCCGTCTATACTTCCCCTCATGTTGGAGCGGGAAGAGAATGAACGCCCAACTTGGACATTATGTGATCGAACTGAACTCGACCAAgagctttagttaaaacatcggCAAGTTGCTCTGTTGTACAAACGTGTTATGTGATGATGATACCGTTGCGGACTGCGTAACAGACAACGTGACAATCGGACTCGATATGCTTGGTGCACTCATGGAAAACTGGATTCGCGGCAATGTGATTTGCAGCCTTACTATCACATAAGAAACAAGCTGGCTTGGACTGTTTGACACCCAATCCTCTCAACAACATACGAGGCCACTTTATCTCTCAAAGTCCAACAGCCATAGCtcgatactctgcttcagcGGAAGAGTGAGATactgtgttttgtttctttgtttttcacaCAATAGGCAAACCTCCAAGCAAAACAACATAAGCACTTAGTGAACGTCTTGTCAAAGGACATGGCTGCCAATCAGAATCACAATAAATAGTAAGAGTAAGATCCGAATCAGCGTTAAGCAAGATACCCTGACCCAAGGTGCCATGCAAAAAACTAACCACACGAACAGCAGCAGCCTAATGAGCCTCACGGGGGACTTTCATGAACTGCAACAAAACATGCACATAATATCTTAAATCTGGTAGTGTATAGGTGAGATAGATTAAACGGCCTATCAACCGATGATATGGCTGTGGATCATCAAGAACATGACCATCGTTAGTAGCAAGGCGATGATTATGTTCCAGCGGCGTTGCAACAGGCGTGGTAACAAGATGACCACAATATGAAACAATATCCATGACATACTTACGTTGTGAGAGAAATGTCCCTTCCGGTCCTCTGCAAACCTCTATACCAAGAAAATACTTTAGGTTTCCCAAGTCCTTCATAGAGAAGCAACGACACAAATAGTCCTTAAACTTTTGAAGCATCTAACCGTTATTCCCACAAATGAgaatgtcatcaacatatactaaGACACGAATCTCaatgtcaacttttttttttgtctcaacgTCAACTTTAGAGTAAGAGAAGAGTAAATAATCTTCATAGGACTGAACAAAATCAAAGCGAAGTAGAGCATCAGAGAACTTCTTGAACCAACACCGTGGAGCTTGTTTAAGGCCATACAAAGCCTTTCTTAGACAACAAACCTTGCCGAGATGAGAATGACGAAAGCCAGGAGGAAGCTTCATAGAAACTTATTCCTCCAAGTATCCATGTAGAAAAGCATTATTAACATCCATTTGATAGACCTCCCACTGCTCAGCCGcaacaaagcaaagcaaagtACGAACTGTAGTCATTTCAACAACAGGGGCAAAAGTCTTGTTATAATCAACACCTTCAACTTGATTATTACCAAGAACAACAAGACGAGCCTTGTATCGTTTAAGAGACCCATCTGCAttgtatttagttttataaacCCATTGACTCCCAAGGGAAACTTTGTTGTCAGGAAGATCGACTACATCCCATGTTCTCTTAAACTCAAGAGCATCCACCTCTTTTACCATTGCATCATTCCACACTTTAATTCGAACAACTTCTTTAAAATGTTTAGATTCCACAGATGTTGTGATAGTAGCCAAATAAACACGGTGAGCTGGAGTAAACAATTCATCAGGAAGACACTCTGTTAGCAGAGAGAAACACGTACCTTGGACCGTAGTAGAAGACTCAGATGTAGAAGAGAGCAGAGCATGATggggttttataaaaaaacagcATTATGTGTCACATAGTCTTGAAGATAACCTGGTTCATGATGTTTTTGCTCACTACGACGAACCGGTACAGACGAAGAAACAACATGTTTTGAGACAATATCAGGCACGGAAGATGTAACTGCAGAAGCTGGTGAAGAATCTGTAGGCAACGGCAAAACTGCAGGTGGTGATAGCGGAATCACTAGTTCCACAACCGGTGAGAGAACATCACGCTCTTGCAGCGGAACAAACTCGCTTGATGAGTTAGGTGGAGGAACAAAAGGAACTGCAACTAGAGGCCCAACTGGACTGTAAATAGTAGGGCTTAGCGAACTCCCCCTGTCCAACACATGCGTGTAAGGAAGCCAATCTTCTTCAGGGGCTACTTGACAGGTGCAGGAGGAGCAGAACTCACTTGATCTGAAGCAATGGGAAGACATCTTCCTGGAAGACAACATCACGAGAGATTAGAAATTCATTCTTGTCAATGTCAAAAACCTTCCATCCCTTTGTTCCAAATGGATAACCAACAATTATACAAAGAAGACTTTGTTCACCAAACTTGTCTCTATCATGCCTTACACGGTGAACATAACACGCTGATCCAAATACGCGTAACTGTGCTTACGATGGCTTACACC
This genomic window contains:
- the LOC104787264 gene encoding glutamyl-tRNA reductase 1, chloroplastic → MAVSSAFVGCPKLETLLNHHTLSSSLSSSSSSSVSQTTLGLNGVRSLPRNNRTRRGLIQRARCELDSAASNAAIISALEQLKNSAADRYTKERSSIVVIGLSIHTAPVEMREKLAIPEAEWPRAIAELCGLNHIEEAAVLSTCNRMEIYVLALSQHRGVKEVTEWMSKTSGIPVSEICQHRFLLYNKDATQHIFEVSAGLDSLVLGEGQILAQVKQVVKVGQGVNGFGWNISGLFKHAITVGKRVRTETNIASGGVSVSSAAVELALMKLPQSSQASARMCVIGAGKMGKLVIKHLMAKGCAKVVVVNRSEERVSAIREEMPGIEIIYRPLDEMLACAAEADVVFTSTASETPLFLKEHVENLPQACPEVGGLRLFVDISVPRNVGSCVGEVETARVYNVDDLKEVVAANKEDRLRKAMEAQTIITEESTQFEAWRDSLETVPTIKKLRAYAERIRVAELEKCMSKMGDDLNKKTTRAVDDLSRGIVNRFLHGPMQHLRCDGSDSRTLSETLENMHALNRMYGLEKDILEEKIKAMVGQQQQQK